GAACACGAGCGCGTTGCAGTCGTTCTTGCAATTGGATCGCGGCCTGTGCGGGCGGGGTATTGTGAGTCGGGTAAGCCCGAAATGAATCGGTGAGAGTTTCCTGGCCGCTGGCCGTAGTCATGGAACAGATGACGAGCAGTAGAAGAGTCACCCGCATGGATCGTGGCATGGAGCAAACGAACTGGAAAACAGTTGGCAACACCCGGCTCGGAGAACCCAATGGTGTGTACGACATTTATTCCTCTCAATCGCAGATAAGACGAGGGCCCTGGAGCCAGTTTGAAATAACATGGCCGATTACCGGAGTAACCGATCTTTCTGGGACCACGGGCTCAATGATCCTACAATCGTGACAATCGACAGAGGCAACGCCGTTTCTGGAGGGAAATCTTCGACTCGTGTAAGAAAAAGTGATTAAGGTGGCCAACAGATGCTGCTACTGATAGCACCAACCGGCAGCTCGATCACTTTGGAAGAGTCAGCTGCTGGCGGCTTGGCCAGTTGGATCGGTCAATCGACCTTCCGTGAGGCTTTGACCAACACGTACCTTCAAGTCGCCGTCATCGGTGCGGATGCTCACTTCTTTATTGCCGATGGACTCTACCGTGCCTTGCACGGTGCCGACACGGATGCGGTCGCCCTTGGACAAACGTAATAACTTGCCTGTGGTGCGAACTTTCAGCCAGATTTCGCGTTTTGCTCCATCGGAAATCGTACCGATCAAAAAGGCAAACTCTGCCTCGTCGAAGCGAGGTTTTTCAGGCTCCTCATCCTCGGGTTCGGTTTCGGGTGGCGGATCGGCAACGGTCAACAGGAATTCGGTGGAGTCGCTCAAAGCAGGAGTCCCATCGTCGGTCACTTTGACGCGCAGGGTGAAGTCGCCGTTTTCTTCGGGCCGCCACCGAATGGTTCCCGACTCGGAGTCGATCTCCATTCCTTCCGGGAAATCGCCTTCTAACTCGTAGGTCAAATGATCACGTTCATCTTCATCGTCCGCTTCGACTCTCAAGGAAAAACGATCGCCACGATAAGTATTCGCGTCTCGGATTCTATCTAGGCTGGGTGGCAAATTCGCCGGTGCGAAAGCATTGCGATCAAGGATCGCCGTTTGGTAGTCAGCGATTGTTAATTCTCCCATTCGGTTCGAAGCCAAGTCGCCGACGATCTCACGTTTGTTTCCCGGGAGAATGATCGCTTCGATAGTCACCGCCATATCAAGTTGGCGTGAATCAGAATTTGAAATAGGTTTTAGTGAAAAACTCTGAATGCGATGCAGATCGTCGGAGGAGTAGAAGCCGTGCAGAAACTGCACAGTTTGATCAAGAGAAGCTCGGCCGTCGACTTGAAAGCTTAGGCGAGAAAAGTAACTGCCGCGGATCATCCGGTCGGTGACTCGTACGGAAGGATTTTGCAGGCCCACTTTGTCAACGACGAGGTCCAACAGCCAGCGTTGGTAAAGTGATCGCGCTTTCTCTTGATCTGCAGGCAGTGATTGCTGTTGCAGTTTTGCAAGATTACGTACTGCATTCGCCCCGGTGCGGATGATGACGTTCTTGCGATTGATCTCATTTTGCACGGTGGCAAGATTCGCCTTGCGCTTGGCGATGGCTCCGGTCAAGCTGGTCAGCGTATAGACGCCAACTGTGCCGACCGCCAGCAGTGCGATCGCACCAATGAGTAATCGTTCACGTGATGTCATGGTTGCTGTGCTCGGTTGTTGTTGGTCTGCTGTGGGGTGGTGGTCGGACGTTGATTGGTCGTTGGATTTTTTTTCGATTTCGTCGGACTTGTCTCGACGGTGATGGTTTCCTTGAATCGCCAGGGGTATTTATCGTCTTGTTCTTCAAAAAGCCCTCCTTCACCGCGTACTCGATGCCGCTCGTCCCGGAGGTTGCGTTCGACGGCGGAGATCGTTTGCTGATTGTCGACGATTCCTTCCAGGACAATTAAGCCGTTTCCAGAGGGTGAGATGTTAGCGCGAAATTCGCGCACTTTGGCTTGATCGGGTGGCGGTAGTTCCGTCGATATGTCTCGCATTTCATCAAGCCAATTGACGTCGCCTCGCATCCATTGCTGGACGCTTTTGTACTCGCTGATGCGTGCTTCAGCCGTTTCAACATTTTTCCGCAGTCCTTGGGAAGTCCGTTGCAGTTCGAGGATTTGTTGATCCAGGCTGGAAAGGTACCACCAGCAGGCGGCGGTAAGCAGCAGTAGTACCGATCCCACGCCAGCGATTGAGGCGATCGCCATGGGGCGTTTCGACTTTGGCTCTTCTACTTTTCGTGGGTTGAGGAAATCAAGGACGGCCGCACCAGGATCGTTTTGGTTCACGAGCAGTCCGAGGGCCGCAGTGAATAAGCTCGGGTCCTCGATCGTCAGACTCGGTGATTTGCGATTGATTGTCGGGTCTTCAAATGGATCAATCGACGTGACGGTGATTTCCAATCGTTCTTCGAGTTGTTCGCGCGCGGCTTCATGATCCGGACCCGCACCAAAGACAATCACTTGTTCCACTCGGTCACCGCCCATTTGGTTTTGGGCTGCTACGATCGTGCGGCGAATTTCTCCGGCTAGCAAATTCACTCGACTTGGACCGGTAGGACGTTGAACCGTTCGAATGAACGTCGCCACCTTGTCTTTGAGAACGGTGAGTTCCAAACCGGTACCGAATTCATCGACCATCAACTGGATTCGTTCTTGCTTGATCGACGTTTGGTGATTCACCAGTGAACCCGCGGCGCACGGTCGCAAGATAATCGATTTGGCTTTAAGCTCAGCCTTTTCGGTAATGGCGCTAAATCGAGCGACTCGATCCTTCGGCACCGTCGCAGCGAGGACGGTCATTTCGCCCGGTGCATCGCTAACGCGCAGATAGTCGATCGGCCAGTCCTCTGAGATCTCGGAGAAATCTTGCAGGGCCTGAAAGCGGACAATTTCGGGGAGTTCTTCTTCGGGGACGGTGGGAAGCGAAAGGAGTCTCAATTCTACGTCCGCGCGACGGATCGTGATCAAGGCCTCTGCTGCGCGGTACCGATGGTCGGCGACGGACTGTCGGATTGTTTCGGCCAACGCCGCTAAGTTATCCGGACCCTTATCAGTGTCGATGGCAAGGGTCAGTGCATCTTCAATCGTGATCGATTCACCTTGCAGATTTGCAAAGACGGCTCGGATCTGCTGGTCGTCCCAGTCGAGGGCAACATAACGTGGCATAGTGGTTCAATCGTTGGATGTTGAAATAGTTGCTAAAATGGGATCTACATCGTCATTCTGAATTCGTCAAATCTACGCCCAAAAGTTCTACCGGATAACCTCGGCCTAAATGGCTGATATCTCTCCAGAATAATATGCGGGGGGCGGCAGAGGTAGCATCAAAAATTACTTCACTCCGTGATGCGATCTCGCCTTCGTCAAAATATCCGACGATTTGGGCCCGGTAGACATCGCCTCCGGCGGTCACATAGGGCATCATTTCCCTCATTTCGTCGAGTGTGATGATTGAGCGGGATAGCAGCCAGGTTTCATGTTGAAAATCTGGATCAAATTCGCTGTTATCGATATCTCGTTCAGCGATGATGTCGTTGGCGATTGGTGCGGTGACACCGGGAATGGTCGTGAGCACGACAAACGGAGCGAGATTGATATTCACCCGACCGGGAATAATCGTGTCGGGGACCACGGTGCAATAGTCCATCAGTTTTGGCAAATAGCTGGAATAGGC
The sequence above is drawn from the Pirellulaceae bacterium genome and encodes:
- a CDS encoding putative Ig domain-containing protein yields the protein MTSRERLLIGAIALLAVGTVGVYTLTSLTGAIAKRKANLATVQNEINRKNVIIRTGANAVRNLAKLQQQSLPADQEKARSLYQRWLLDLVVDKVGLQNPSVRVTDRMIRGSYFSRLSFQVDGRASLDQTVQFLHGFYSSDDLHRIQSFSLKPISNSDSRQLDMAVTIEAIILPGNKREIVGDLASNRMGELTIADYQTAILDRNAFAPANLPPSLDRIRDANTYRGDRFSLRVEADDEDERDHLTYELEGDFPEGMEIDSESGTIRWRPEENGDFTLRVKVTDDGTPALSDSTEFLLTVADPPPETEPEDEEPEKPRFDEAEFAFLIGTISDGAKREIWLKVRTTGKLLRLSKGDRIRVGTVQGTVESIGNKEVSIRTDDGDLKVRVGQSLTEGRLTDPTGQAASS